In the Enterococcus rotai genome, TTATCTTCTTAGTCACCTTAATGAGGTTCGGACACTGACAATCACTGAAATTGCCGACAGCTGTTTTGTTTCACCAGCAACGTTAAGCCGATTCTGCCGTCATTTTGGCATTTCAAGTTTTGCCTCTTTGCGAGAGTCACTCGTTTCGTTAGGCACGATGAAAGGCCATAGTGGTTTGCGAATGAAAGAACATGAGCTGACTGATCTTAAGCATGATCCGAAAAGTTACCTGGCTTCATATGGAACTGAAATCATTACAGCCGTTAATGATGTCTTGGAGACTATCGATATTGAGCAAGTCGATCATATTTTAGCAGATATCCATCAAGCACAAGAAGTCATTTTGATTGGGTATAGCGCTACATTAGAGTTAGCAAAAGACTTACAAACATCTTTTCTTCTAAGCCAGAAACTGATTTTTGTTGGGGAAACAGAAGAAACTCAGCAAGCGTTTGTGGATGAACTGAGTGAACAATCGATCGTAATCGTGATTTCCTCTTATGGCTCTTTACTTAACCGTAGCAGTGAGTTGATGAGAAAAATCAGCAATAGCCCCGCTAAGTCGATTCTTTTGACTCAACATACACAAAATACATTGACCAATCAATTCGATTTATCAATCAATGTGACCACTACCAACTATGTCCGCATTGGTAATTATCCTTTGACGTTTTTCTTGGATTATTTTGTGCGGCGATATACAAGTTTATATCAATAAAATAGGGATTATAAATAAAAGGAGTTAGGTGTAGGTATGGGATTATTTGATTTTTTCAAACAAAAAGAACCAAAACAAACGATTGATTTAGATGAGGAAGTAGCAAAAATCGTAGCAATTTACGAAACTTATCCAGAATTCCCGGTAATGTCAGCAGAGCGTAATGTTGATGAATGGGTGGAATCAATTGCTAAGGGAACAAGTACCATTGTCCCTAAAGAAAGTATGATTCGCAATGCCGATGGCTTACTACCTGGTGAAGTGATTTTACTGGATTGGGTCAATAAAAAAGATTCTACCCTGTCTGTTTTTCCAGAATTCTTTGAAATGGAGTTAGGAATCGATCCGGCAGCCTCTACAAATGAGTTATTATTTGCCGATTATTTGGATATTTTAAA is a window encoding:
- a CDS encoding MurR/RpiR family transcriptional regulator, whose amino-acid sequence is MLDLFDFLHYLNTNKRDATYSRIIIYLLSHLNEVRTLTITEIADSCFVSPATLSRFCRHFGISSFASLRESLVSLGTMKGHSGLRMKEHELTDLKHDPKSYLASYGTEIITAVNDVLETIDIEQVDHILADIHQAQEVILIGYSATLELAKDLQTSFLLSQKLIFVGETEETQQAFVDELSEQSIVIVISSYGSLLNRSSELMRKISNSPAKSILLTQHTQNTLTNQFDLSINVTTTNYVRIGNYPLTFFLDYFVRRYTSLYQ